The DNA window CCAATGTGGTATCAGGACACTTGCCAGCTGATCATTTCttcaaaaggagaaagaatataaaggaaagagaagaaagagaaggagtaAAGGGAAAAGTAGGGTAGAAAAACACCTTCAAAATTCTTTTGTTAAAAGAAATGACTGCCCAGTGCCAACCTAAAACTATGAAGAGTAAATTCTACCATGAAGATTTGAAAAGAATATATCAATATTCTTTACATATTCTAAGTCATAAAGGAAGCTTATGGGTGTAAGCTTGCCTACAAATATCTATTTGCCTGGATGGAAACTAATATCAGTTCCAACTATCATGTATGCACCTATAAATTCAAAGAAACCAAGATCGAAATACAAAGTCCATTTTCTTTTACCTTATGTGGCTCAGTGACTAGCTTCCTAAATTGATGTAAACTTCACGAAGGCTCAcaagaacatttctttaaaagccTCAATATTATTAGTAAATGGATTAGCTATAGTATTTACATTTGTTAGAGACAGGTTTATAGACATGAGAGAACTGGTGGCTGATAGTCTGAAAATCCGAagatagaacaacaacaaagtcaTACCCATCAGACAGAATGGCCACCAATTTAAAGATTAACACTTTACATGCTTCTTAGGGGTTATAGTGTACAGACAAAGAGAATTTCTACCAAGGATGACCCCACGTCATtagaaaataacacatttttacacCTTATTTAATAAAAGTCAATGTGGGAGTTGTGCAATGGACCTTAGGAATATTTCCACTGGGGTAGAAGAAAGAATTCACTCAGAACACTTGGTCCTCCTATGCCAGACTTCCTTTCAAAAGtatagtttttattatataatacCATGCAATTTAACCCGCCTCCTTTTTTTATTCTATGATCTCTAATTCTACAGTATCTCTTGTGGACACAGAAAGTATGTCCCTTTTTGGTCCTTGTGGTCTATTGTGTTTCCTAGTACACAATTTTAATATGTTCCACATATCAGCTCTCCCCGTTTCAGTCACAAAGCAGTAGAGAATTGGATCAGCGACACAGTTTAGACTGGTCAGTGCCACTGTGATTCTGTACACCGTAAACGTCTGCTTCCCAGACTTGCTACTGAAGTTCATATTGCGCTCTAAAATGCAGCGGATGAGCACCATCACATGGAAGGGGGTAAAGCACAGGACGAACGTCAACGTGATGCTAGCAAGCAACTTTATGATCCTTCTCTTTTCGCTGTTTTCCGTGGCCTGGTTGTGCTGCACAGCTTGGTACACTTTATGGTTGCAGATCATGATGGTGATCAAAGGGACTGCATAGCCCATGCTCGTCCTAAACAGGTTGAGGTTGATCTGCCAGTTCTCCAGAGGGTATTTGTCATAACACAGGGTGAAGTTAGACTTCTCCTCATCACAGTATTCGACGCTAGTCTCATCTTTCCACAGAAGGATA is part of the Cricetulus griseus strain 17A/GY chromosome 5, alternate assembly CriGri-PICRH-1.0, whole genome shotgun sequence genome and encodes:
- the Gpr65 gene encoding psychosine receptor, with product MTMNSTCVEEQHDLDHYLFPVVYIFVFIVSVPANVGSLCVSFLQAKKENELGIYLFSLSLSDLLYALTLPLWISYTWNKDNWTFSPALCKGSVFFTYMNFYSSTAFLTCIALDRYLAVVYPLRFSFLRTRRFALVTSLSIWILESIFNSILLWKDETSVEYCDEEKSNFTLCYDKYPLENWQINLNLFRTSMGYAVPLITIMICNHKVYQAVQHNQATENSEKRRIIKLLASITLTFVLCFTPFHVMVLIRCILERNMNFSSKSGKQTFTVYRITVALTSLNCVADPILYCFVTETGRADMWNILKLCTRKHNRPQGPKRDILSVSTRDTVELEIIE